The stretch of DNA tgatgtttatttaatgcaATTGTCTGTtaatatatgtttgtgtacaTGTGTAAGACGGCATAAAAGGTGTGGTAGTTATTCAATCCAGGTGTGGCGAGTAACTGGTTTACTCTAACTGATTTTGATGTGCGGGTAGTCATCTATTCTCTCTGATAGCTGGGTGTGATGTGTCCACATGACTTGTATTGAGCTCTTGTTAGCTAGTATAAAGCAGTTTTATTCAATTCCACCAGACAAATAGAGCCATGCCCTTTTAACAGAGCTGCAGGTCTAAGCTTGTCAAAAAAGACAGGATTAGTCAATCTAGGGATGAAACACTGAAAGCGGTATGACCTGGTTTCTGTTTAAGTGTCAAATCTCGTTCTCATTTATTAATAAAGGAAGAGcaaattatataatttattatataatttaaataaataaaatattaagcCAAGACATGCAAATTATTTCTTTCTGGATTTTAGGAGAAGAACAAAACTGGCATCAGATACTGCAATTGACCATATAAATTATTTACTGTATCTTTCTGTCTTTTTACAGTTGTGTCTGCAGGAATCGAGTGACTGCCTGCGAGAACAGATGCATTACATGATGCGATCACTGCAGGATCTAAAGCATTTTCGCCGGAGCTGCGCAGCTCCCCCTGTTGGGCCTCCGGTGAGGTTGCGTGCCTGCAAGCAGCTCATAGCCCAGCGAGAGCGCCGAGCTCGGCTGAGGATCAGCGACGCTAGTGAGGCTAGCAGCTACGACTCCGCCTGCTGTCTTTCTACCTCTCTGGAGGAGGAGGAGTCTACATGCAACCCCTCAACCACCAGCTCTCCGAGCAGCGAGCGGAGCCTGGAGTTTGACTCTGGTTACTCCGAGGCATCCTGGCAGGATGAGGGCGTGGTGTTGCGACGAACCAGAAATGTCCGCGTATCTTCTTCAGCGTGTCTTCGCACCAACCAGGTGAACAGCAGCCGAGTTCGTCCAAAATCCACATCGGATGCTTGCCTGGAAACGTGGACTTCATTTGAGGCGGCTAGCGACCCGGAGGACTGGACTACGTCGCTGCTTACTCGCGGGCGTAACCGGCAGCCGCTTGTGTTGGGAGACAACAGTTTTGCAGATCTCATTCAAAACTGGATGGACTTACCGGAATGTCCAGAACAGACTGAACAGAAATACAACTCGGGACGCAGTTTCGCTAAGGACTTCTTGATAAACGTTAAACGAAGGATAGCTGGAATTTCACGGAACGTAGACGCACGAAGGAAGTCGACTGATATTACGAAGTTAAGCAATACGTTTGTGGCCTCTAAAAGACTTTCTTGCCAAGTTGAAGTACAGCACCAAACACCATTCTTCTATAAATCCCACACTGGTTTGAATGAACTGGATGCAGATTTTTATCAGGTTACGGCACTGATGAAATCGGGAAGCAGAATGCCCATCGTCTGCAATGACCAAATTGGGTACATATGACTCTAGTGAGGTCAAAGAAATCTCACAGAGATAGACTGAATGGACACCAAGAGAGACTtaattatttttacataaagCTTTTGTCAGTCTTGTACAatgcacaaaaataaaatgaagaattcCAAAAAAGTAATTGGTCTTTTGAAATCACTTTAGTTGGCAGACCTACAGGGTTATCAATAAAATGCTTGTAGAGCCAAACGGTTGCCAGCCGCagccaaaaaatgtgcatctaGAATGCACAGTGAGCCACTattgataaaagcatctgttttgcataaatgtgaccctgtacCACATAACCAGTCATAAGTGGCACGGGCATATTTGTAGTAATAGTCAACaaaacattgtatgggtcaaaatgataaTGATAATGAAAATCATTAGGATTAGGGATGCGACGATAAATGCCGATATATACTAATAATACCTAtccgataactattctgaatcgcaTATGCAGCACTCGTCAAACATAGGCCCTGAGGAAGTCCaaactttgatgacatcatgtagtgcagaccttagggacccttgacgcgagtccacgagggtgcaccggagtccttttttgggacagactcgatcGTCACGCCGgtaataggaagagaagttgcccatcagtgtgaactcctcccatctGTCATCTGATttgtctgattgctctttcgcaaggactttgGTAAAGTGCATGAAGCCTGCAGCAGTGCAGGCTTTGCCGAAGActgcatcaagggtgcaaaggcgGCGGTGATGaacacacttcaaagcgtaaaaataaAAGATGGGACATCCTATGGCAcgtgcaatttaaggccacgagatcgaaagtccacatgaagtgtgccATTTTGGACAGGGCCACAatcatattctttattattcttcatgtggactttcagtCTCGTGGTCTTAAATTGTGTGTGCTTGCTTGTCTGTAGGGtatcccatctgtcatttttacaatttcgaagtgtgctcatcagcactCCATGGCACCCTTGATGTAGTATTCAGGGAAGTCAGCACTGCAGCAGCCTTCaagcactttaccaacccagaagcccttgcgaaagagcaatcagaccaatcagacgacggaaaggaggagttcacactgatgggcaacttctcttcctatgtTCAGGCATGacgcttaaagggacacttcacccatttgcattaagctttgtatagttagaaccccagtcatgtttttgaatggaataggcaccaaatttgaaatgtataatataattcttctacaaatatgacgcactttcaataaagattaatgtttctacgggtgaaatgctcctttaagtctgtcccaaaatacaactcCGGCACTCCCTCGTAGACTCGTGTCAAGGGTCCCCAAAGGTCTGTACTACTTGATGTCATCAAACTTTACCTTGatgtttcaaaatatcttcttttgtgttcatcagataaaaagaaattcatacaggtttacaacaacatgacgTTGAGTAaaggatgacagaattttcattttaaggtgaactatccctttaaatcaggGGTGGGGATTCCTGGTCCAaacctaatcaaacacacctgaaaatccCAATCAAAGGCTTCCATATGACTTGGAATTGACATTCATGTGTGTTTggttagggttggagctaaactttgcaggacagtggccctccaggaccaggaatgcccacccctgctttaaaTTATCCTGTAAATTTTTCATACTTAAAGAGCATGATTGTAGAATGGAAAGGATTTTGGGAAGGGAGATGGTATCACAGCCAGTGATTGTGCTAAACACACAGTGGTGGTCATGCGCTGCTGTGAATTCAGGAGATAAATGTGTGAAAGCTTAAAGCTTAACATTGTGTTTGCCAACACAGACGCGGTGATGACTCTGTCTCTGTCCATCTGGTCAGAAGCCACTCGATGTTCGACTCCATCTGAAATCACTGACATCTGGTCCCATCACACACTCACACGTTTACTTGAATTGACACACTCCACACACACTTGCACGCTGTAAAACCTGGCACACACTCCACGTTTGTGTTTGCACTGAAGCTTCGGCAAACATCACCAACGGGGCTTCCAAACACGGCATACCAACAACTCCAGTCTGTGCAAATGAACAATAGTGACAACCAAAGATTGTCAGATTAAGGCCAGAAAAGAAACAAGCAGATGCAAATACTTAGCTGATGTATTacaagaatgttttttttttaggattaACACAACCAAggcacacatgcacgcacacatcTCCAGATGaagactgagagagagagagtccaTTTTCAAGCTATGCACAGACTATAAACATTACTTTCATGAAGGACATTTAAGTACCCAAGCTTGCCTTCATCACGTGCCTCATGTCCCTAAAGTATTTGAATCATTTTGGACATATTGTTAAATCACACAACCAGCTGCTGAAGTTTAGAGGCACAAAGACTCACACTGGCCATTATGTATTCATCTAAGTGCCGTCTCCCGTTGCTACTTGTACACGGTCCATCAGTTCCGCGTAAACTCCTTGGTAAAATAAAACCctttaaaaatgaagaaactgttTGAGGACATGCATGATTTTACTGGGACATATAATTCACTCTTTTGGCACCAAGGCCAAGATAAAAAATGTCCATGCAACCCTTTCTCAGTCTGAATGCGTTTTAGCCATTCTGCTAATCACAGATGATCGTACAAAAAGAAAACGCTTCATTCTTGTGTGACATTTTTCTTATATGTGCTTACTATCTGCAAAGCCTAAAAATTATTAAGTCGTCTTTAAGTGTCCAGATGAATCGGCACATCCTGTGGTGTAGCAGGACACATTAGTCTGATAGCTACGCCTCTTAAGTGAGTCGGAAGCCTAATGAAGCAAAAGTCAATATCTTTAGCATCCATCCAGCTGCTCCAAAATGTTCCCAATCCTGTTGTAAAGGGACACAAGCTGGGTTTGATCATTTAACATATGCGTCGAGGGCCACCTGGGAAGTTGGTGTTGATGGTTTTTGAGTACAAACCCTTTTCTCCTCCAGAGAGGATAGAAAGCAAGAACTTGTAGTTCTAAGGACGCAATGTTCCCGTCCACCGCTGTAACTTGCTTATAAATTATTTTGGCAGTTCTGGCCATGATAATAATGATGATAACTCATTGAAGAATATAAGTGAACCGGTACAGACAAATGTTACGCCAGGGAGTGCCTTCCTAAAGGGGTTTATAATATAGTGCATTGATATACTGAATTCGCTACACTATGTTAACTATTTTTTCTAACCTTTTTAGTCCAAAGGATTATTGTCCAAAATGGGCGGATTATCTCTTTTTCACCCTACCAAAGTGGCCATTTCAAAAAAATTGGGGTCTTGTTTCTctgtttgtgcaaaaagagagatgtttatggtCAGGGTCGCCTACCAAGCACAAAACATCATTTAGACATTGTTTTTTGGGCTAAATGAAGGCCATGACTTGATTTAGCCCAAAAAACAACGTCCAAATGATGTCTTATGCTTGATGGGAGGCGATCAGCAAAGGTCTGTCCGGACGTGCCGGAGATGGATCGCGTCATCTTGTGCACACGTGCATCTCCGTGCAGCTTCCAAACCATACTCAAGCACTTACACATAagcaaatgatttctcatacgaATGATTACATTTTACAAGACCGCCAGGGTAGCAATAAATATCGTCATTTACAGGCCATTCACAAATTAAGGACACAAAAGTGCCGAAACATCTGTTGGCATGTGTCGACACACACCGTGCATTAACATAACAATAAAATTaatcggtcataaattcttactTGCGGTTAACcggtcaatgtgaacatccctaGACATTACTGTTCAATGTTTTAGATGCAAGTTGTGACTCTTTTCTCTACAGATCACTTTAACGTCATCTTATACAACGTCGTTTGGTCAAGAGCAACTGTGCACGACTGTCAGCGTAtgtataaacaacaaaaatacaGACTGGGGATATAAAGTAATAACTCACCATTGTTTacaacagtggttctcaaactttttcttttTCAGTGTCCGGCCCCCCTTGGTGCATGACTTcgtgcccccccccccaaagaaaatatatgacataaaacattccaaaacttaaaatgtaaatgaaacaaaacaattgTCTATGATTTAATTATACAGAATATataatcaatttatttattttataaaatgtcagtAAACCGGGGCTCCTGGCACCATCAAAGGGCACctacggcccccagtttgagaaccactagtTTACAACACAACACTGACCTCGCCAAAGGGCTTTAAAAGAAAATACCACTTTCTTGACAAAATTTCCTGCTATTTTTGTACCGATGTGTGAATGTGTCTTATTGGTAAAAAGACATATTATCGCTGCGCATGTGTATaaatagcacatttttgtatgtaCTGCTAAAGTACTGATTCTATCTCTTCCTAtctttatattttatgtttaagcATACAAATCCAGTTTGAAATCTAAGAGCAAGTCTGAATGAGGTGTGGACAGCGCTGTTTTAGGTAGACACACACTGTGGACATTGCGGTAGGGGATTCGTGGACTGACTCCGGTGGTCATAAACCTTACAATAGAGTCTGTGGTTGAGATGGACGAGCGAACAACACATGTATTGCATACCTGCCAACAGCCCCCAATTAGCCAAACACTGCATTTCAACAATGATCTGTGACACGGTGGTGCCACCTTTAGACTAATGTCCAAGTGTTAATGTCTGTGTCAATGGGACATTTGCCCCCTAAGGGCAACAGCAATTAAACATAAGAGCCTATAGTCAGAGTATATCTGTTACCATTCAGATGGATAGTATGCGGCTGTTGATTTCCTAGAGGTTTGGATTTAATCCATTTAAGGGATTATAAAAAAAGGAAACTCaaattttaaagcaaatgtggCCTACTTGGATCTGTTAAATTGGGAAAAAGACGGTTTTGGTAAAAAGTAgcgctgggcaaagattaatcgcgattaatcgcatacaaaaaaaatatatatatatacatttaaatgttacttaaatacatacatgaatgtgcgtgggtatttaaatatacataataattacacacagcacacacttgtatattatgctaaaaatcacttttattttgtatgcgattaatcgcaattaatctttgctTAGCACTAAAAAGTAGATGTCTCAAAATAGTTGATCTTTTTAAAATACGTTAGAAATTGTGGGTTAGCTTTAAACTGGAAAAGTACTTAAGACTACGACTACCCTGATGCTGTCTGGAATTTTCTTAGAAATCCTTGGAAAGCTGAGATGCTTCCATGAATACTGACTGTACAATGAATTAAAAGCAATGATGGAAACATGTTTGGACCGGCCATCCATTGCCTGTTGTTGGCATAAGAGCTGACTGCTATTCTTCAAGAGAAAACTATtcattttttgccttttttgTCCACCCCCCACTCACTTATTTTCCCCATCATTAGCCGAGATCTCCTCATGAATGAATGTCTTGGTCTGTAATGCCAGCGGCTAATGGCTGAGCCATACCGGGGAAATGTTAATGCACACATTAGTGctttttgtgtgcatgtgtggaCGTGTACACGTGTGTACATTTGAGCTTCTACACGCTCTTCTCTGGTTAATAACACATCAGTGTAAACAGGCTTACAggaattatacatttttatataaaagctttaacacacacacaactgtaGGTTCTCCACATTAGCAAGACGTGAGCTACGTTTGAAAAGGAAAGCACTTTACTAATGCACTGCAATTTTTCATTCATTTGAGAGCTACCTGTGGTGAACTGCAATAAGAGCAGATACATAACAAATATATAAAGTACAGTGCATTATAAAATGATCATGCAACTGTTCATgaataaagtaaaatataaagtgCATAAAATATTACATTCGCAGAGCACCACAAAAGTGTTACGGGTCAATCCAAAGAAATGCACATGCTGAGAAAATGTATATGCTGATATATTGAAATAATTTGGGAAATTGGGATTTTttccatttatttttaaatcccAATGTTGACAAGTATGACACATACTGACAAAACATAATGTAATAATGTAATGCACTTTCAGTCACTTTGGATacaagcatctgctaaatgcaataaatgtaaatgcataaaaTTTTCTTCAATATTGTGCAGCACTAGAATGCAACATCTTAGCTGAAAGGTAATATCATGAGTGAAGTATGTTGGATCAGAAACAGCATTGAAATTGTAAGCTAATCAGATTTCTGCCCGACAGATCTAATAAAGGCTCTGGAGGcgtgtttatttttaaagttagcAGAAGAGAGGTGTTGTTGGTTGGGTATCTATACTGGAAGTATTGACATGCAGTACTAGTGTTGCATTGtgataaatgttatttaaaaatgttttctctttgtctcatatatgcacatatggCTTGTCACAGGTCAGTTTTGAACCCAGGTGAATGTGATGAATGCCCATCTCTCTGCAGGACCTCTGGGTAAACAGAGGGAATTCTGGGTAAACAAGAATCAGTCAGGGCAAAGACCAAAGCTGTCATGCTGAGGTCAATCCCTCCCCTTCTTCAGAGTATCTTTAGGAGACCACATGAGAAAAAGACAGACATTTATAAACATGGATtatgtttagatttttttaagcagCGAAAATCAGATTTTTGCATCTGTTTAAGTCCAAAAAGCATATGAAATCTGAGACAAACCACATCTCGGGCAATTCGATCTGAACAGGGTGGTTTGAATTCTGATTaatatctgatttttttaaatgtgacagATTTTAAGTAGTTTTTCGTCATAAAGGATGCAGCTTTTGCGTGTTACCCGTATGCATTGTGTAGTATTGTCGGGTGCTGTTTCTCAGtacactttaaagggacactccacttattttgaaaatatgctcattttccagctcttctagagttaaacatttgatttttatcattttgggATCCATTCAGCTTATCTCAGGGTCtagcgctagcacttttagcatagcttagcataatccattgaatctgattagaccattagcatcatgctaaaaataaccaaagagttttgatattttttcccatttaaagCTTGCTAACTTTAAATTGCAGGGGTCTTttttcgggcagtgcataatatcactacgcctgctgcagccatgttacggcagcaaagtccttgattattacgccagaatgagagtatagttcctagacatattgGCCTAGAatatcgcaacttttaattttccgtcggtcttagtacacgatgtaactacagaggagtcaagttttaaataggaaaaatattgaaactctgtggttatttttgagtgcgatgctaatgatctaatcagattcaatggcttgtgctaagctatgctaaaattgcTAGTACCAGagccggagatcagctgaatggattccaaaatggaaaaaaatcaaatatttaactctaggggagctggaaaatgagcatatttaaaaaaaagtggaatgtccctttaagtcttCCCTGGCTAATAAAGATGGAGTGAATAGTAAATGAGTGAAAGTGTCAGCGCTGAATGCATAAAATGCATCTTTCTTTTATGGTCTTCTTTCAGCGTAGATATAAATCTCAGTTAAGAATATTGATTGGTCGCGCATTACATCACAATAAACATCACTATTGAAAATACTGTGCCTGTATTagattgggtcaaaaagggacaaacccaccCATTAGGTTAAATTAACTCAGAAAAGTTTACATTTGACCCAAcagtgggttaaaacaacccagtatgTTGAGTTCATCCCTTTTTGGCTCAATGCTGGATTTTTTGAGTCAAGGCAACCCTTAAACCTTAAACAGTAGTGCAGTGACTACTATAGTGGGTGAGTCTTAAGGCCCGTCTGTAATGAAGTTCATAGGATAAAAGCAGGCCTGGAGGTTGAACCGATAGCATATCCCACGAGGCTTTGCAGTAGAGCTCAGTTTCTCATGGTCATGAGGAAGGCCAAACATGGCCTCCAGGGTCACAGGCCATTTCCCTCTGCTGGCCAAACATGATCTTTCACAGACCAATAATAAATGGTTAGGTAAAAAAACAGACTCTTCTGTGAAGTGGTAATCCTCACATTGCCTGGTTTATTATTCTTACTTGTGAGAATGTAAATGCGGGTCAGGGTTGGTCTGCAGGGTTAACTGTGTGAAtgttgctttgttttaattCTCAATGAGTTTGGTGTTGTGTTTGATAAAGATCTGTTACTCTTCACTGCTGGATTATGAGCACTGTCAATGCTAAACACCCAGGGAGTaatttattgatattttattaaagataaaaatgtcCATTAAATCTTTCCTGgtattgtaaataaatgttggAACATTTTCTCCTAAAATAGTTgctttttgtattatttaaatGCAGACATTTGCTGTTTCCATGTATTGTATGCTGCCCTGCGTAACTCTGTTTTACTGTTATTTAATCTACTCTACCCTAATAAACTCTGCTCTACTTATATCTACAATACCTTTAATACCTTTCCTCTACCCTCCTCTCCTCATCCCTCCTCTCCTCATTCTCCTTTATTCTCTTCTCCTTTTCTATCCACTCAATTCACCTCTCCTCTATTCTCCTATTCTCATCTTCTCTCCACTCTCCTCTACTCTGTTCTCTTCTCCTCTTTAATTTATTCTTCTCTTAattctcctcttctctccactcTACTCCCCTCCATTCGCCTCTCCTTTGTTCTCCTCTCCTCTATTCTCATCTTCTCTCCACTCTCCTCTCCTATGTTCTTAACTCCTCTCCTCTGTTCTCCTCTCCTCTTTAATTCATTCTTCTCCTCTTAATTCTCCTCTCCTCTGTTCTCCTCTTCTCTTCACTTTATTCCTCTCTTCTGTTCTCCTCTCCTCTGTTCCAATCTTCTCTCCACCCTACTCCCCTCCATTCTCCTCTCCTCTGTTCTTCTCTTCTCTGTTCTAATCTCCTTTATTATCTTATTCTGTCCACACTACTCCCCTTCATTCTCCTCTCCTTTGTTCTCCTCTCCTCTACTCTTCTCTTCACTCTCCTCTCCTCTGTTCTCATCTTCTCTCACCTCTGTTCTCTTCTCTTAATTTTCCTCTCCTCTGTTCTTCTCTTCACTTTATTCCTCTCCTCTGTCTTTATCTTCTCTCCACTCTACTCCCCTCTATTCTTCTGTTTTCCTCGTCTCTTTAATTTATTCTTCTCTTAATTTTCCTCTCTTCTGTTCTCCTCTTCACTTTATTCCTCTCCTGTGTTCTAATCTTCCCTCCACTCTACCTCCCTCCATTCTCCTCTCATCTGTTCTCCTTTCCTCGGTTCTAATCTCCTCTATTTTCCTCTACTCTCCACTCTACTCCCCTCCATTCTCATCTTCTCTATTTTCATCTTCTCTTCACTCTACTCTCCTCTGTTCTCATCTCCTCTCCTCTGTTCTCGTCTTTAATTTATTCTTCTTTTCTTAATTCTCCTCTCCTCCATTCTCATCTTCTCTCCACTCTACTACCCTTCGTTCTCCTCTCATCTGTTCTCCTCTTCAGTTTATTCACTGTTTTCCTCTTCACTTTATTCCTCTTCTCTGTTCTCCTCTCCGCCATTCTCCTCTCCTCTGTTCTCCTCTATTCTCATCTTCTCTTCACTCTACTCCCTTTCATTCTCATCTCCTCTGTTCTCCTCTCCTCCATTCTCATCTTCTCTGTTCTCCTCTTCTATGTTCTCCTCTCCTCTATTTTCATCTTCTCTTCACTCTACTCCCCTCCATTCTCCTCTGTTCTCCTCTATTCTCATCTTCTCTCCACTCTACTCTCCTCTGTTCTCCTCTTTAATTTATTATTCTCCTCTTAATTCTCCTCTATTCTAATCTTCTCTCCACTCTACTACCCTTTGTTCTCCTCTCCTCTGTTCTCATCTCCACTGTTCTCCTCTCCTCTTTACTTTATTCCTATCCTCTGTTCTCCTCTTCAGTTTATTAACTTTTTTCCTCTTCACTTTATTCCTCTTCTCTGTTCTCCTCTCCGCCATTCTTCTTTATTCTCATCTTCTCTTCACTCTACTCCCTTTCATTCTCATCTCCTCTGTTTTCCTCTCCTCCATTGTCATCTCCTCTGTTCTCCTCTTCTATGTTCTCCTCTCCTCTATTTTCATCTTCTCTTCACTCTACTCCCCTTCATTCTCCTCAGTTCTCCTCTCCTC from Paramisgurnus dabryanus chromosome 14, PD_genome_1.1, whole genome shotgun sequence encodes:
- the inka1a gene encoding PAK4-inhibitor inka1, translating into MLCLQESSDCLREQMHYMMRSLQDLKHFRRSCAAPPVGPPVRLRACKQLIAQRERRARLRISDASEASSYDSACCLSTSLEEEESTCNPSTTSSPSSERSLEFDSGYSEASWQDEGVVLRRTRNVRVSSSACLRTNQVNSSRVRPKSTSDACLETWTSFEAASDPEDWTTSLLTRGRNRQPLVLGDNSFADLIQNWMDLPECPEQTEQKYNSGRSFAKDFLINVKRRIAGISRNVDARRKSTDITKLSNTFVASKRLSCQVEVQHQTPFFYKSHTGLNELDADFYQVTALMKSGSRMPIVCNDQIGYI